In Clostridium sp. JN-1, one genomic interval encodes:
- the rsxE gene encoding electron transport complex subunit RsxE, giving the protein MEKKDSLWSIYKKGLIAENPIFVLALSLCPSLAVTGSVQTALTMGLSVLFVITANNTVVSLIRNIVNPKVRVPVYITSIATIVTLVELILQAVSPALYSALGIYLDLVVVFAIILARAETFASKNKVIPSFFDGLGMGSGFCLAMLLISVIREVIGAGTLCGIRVLPASYQPILLMILAPGAFILIGFLVAMFKVINEKAQERKAERGEA; this is encoded by the coding sequence ATGGAGAAAAAAGATAGTTTATGGAGTATATATAAAAAAGGTCTAATTGCTGAAAACCCAATATTTGTGCTGGCATTGAGTCTTTGTCCTTCATTAGCTGTAACTGGTTCAGTTCAAACCGCTTTAACTATGGGTTTGTCAGTTTTATTTGTTATAACTGCTAATAATACTGTTGTATCTCTGATAAGAAATATAGTAAATCCTAAAGTTCGTGTACCTGTATATATCACATCTATAGCAACTATTGTTACACTTGTTGAATTGATATTGCAGGCGGTTTCTCCAGCATTGTATAGTGCACTTGGAATATACTTAGACTTGGTAGTTGTTTTTGCCATAATCTTAGCACGTGCAGAGACATTTGCTTCGAAGAATAAGGTAATTCCTTCTTTCTTTGATGGATTAGGTATGGGAAGTGGCTTTTGTCTTGCTATGCTTTTAATAAGTGTAATTCGTGAAGTAATTGGAGCAGGTACTTTATGTGGAATCCGTGTACTTCCAGCTTCATATCAACCTATTTTATTAATGATTTTAGCACCAGGAGCTTTTATATTAATAGGATTTTTAGTTGCAATGTTTAAAGTTATAAATGAGAAGGCACAAGAGCGTAAAGCAGAGAGAGGTGAAGCATAA
- a CDS encoding RnfABCDGE type electron transport complex subunit A — translation MTYLGIFISSVLINNYVLTKFLGLCIFFGVSKSFDASVGMGMAVTSVLTMSSALAWVIYNFVLVPFHLEFLKTIVFVLLIASFVQLLELIIKKQAPALYNMWGIYLLLIATNCIVLSVPLLNVQNDYNFLESLVNAIASGLGFALAITLMASLREKLNLADVPKPLQGLGVAFILAGMLALSFLGFSGMKVV, via the coding sequence ATGACATACTTAGGTATTTTCATAAGTTCAGTACTTATAAACAACTATGTTTTAACTAAATTCTTAGGACTTTGTATATTCTTTGGTGTTTCTAAGAGTTTTGATGCATCAGTTGGTATGGGTATGGCAGTTACTTCAGTTTTAACAATGAGTTCGGCACTTGCGTGGGTTATTTATAATTTTGTATTAGTACCGTTCCATTTGGAATTCTTAAAGACAATTGTATTTGTATTGTTGATAGCAAGTTTTGTACAACTCTTGGAGTTGATAATTAAGAAACAGGCACCTGCTTTATACAATATGTGGGGTATATACTTACTATTAATCGCTACAAACTGCATAGTTCTTTCAGTACCACTTTTGAATGTTCAAAATGACTATAATTTCTTAGAAAGTTTAGTTAATGCAATTGCTTCTGGTTTAGGATTTGCTTTAGCAATAACTTTAATGGCGAGTCTGAGAGAAAAACTGAATTTGGCAGATGTACCTAAGCCATTACAAGGCCTTGGTGTTGCGTTTATTCTAGCAGGTATGTTAGCCTTATCATTCCTTGGTTTTTCAGGTATGAAGGTAGTATAA
- the rnfB gene encoding RnfABCDGE type electron transport complex subunit B: MNTAIMVVVVMTGIGIVFGLVLALTDKKFAMEVNPLIELVEDELPKGQCGGCGYAGCKAYAEAVVLNEDVPPNLCVPGKEPVARAVAKLTGKTAAKVEPRYAHVRCGGNLDNAVRKYKYEGIKDCVAANLLQGGPKECQYGCIGLGTCVNNCPFGALSLGTNGLPVVDTKKCTGCGKCESVCPKKVISLLPTKAHVCVECNSHDKGAVVRKACKAGCLGCGLCARNCEHGAIKVENNLAVVDTHVCIEKCSEAACLAKCPTKAIQSIIGDLGIQAKTKQEIAANTSDKN, translated from the coding sequence ATGAATACTGCAATAATGGTTGTAGTTGTAATGACTGGTATAGGTATAGTTTTTGGTCTTGTTTTAGCTTTAACAGATAAAAAATTTGCTATGGAAGTAAATCCATTAATCGAATTAGTTGAGGATGAACTTCCCAAAGGACAATGTGGTGGATGTGGATATGCTGGATGTAAAGCTTATGCTGAAGCAGTAGTTTTAAATGAAGATGTACCACCAAACTTATGTGTTCCAGGTAAAGAGCCTGTAGCAAGAGCTGTAGCAAAATTAACTGGCAAGACAGCAGCAAAAGTTGAACCAAGATATGCACATGTTAGATGCGGCGGAAATCTTGATAATGCTGTTAGAAAATATAAATATGAAGGTATAAAAGATTGTGTTGCAGCAAACTTATTACAAGGTGGTCCAAAAGAGTGTCAGTATGGATGTATTGGACTTGGAACTTGTGTTAATAATTGTCCATTTGGAGCATTGAGTCTTGGAACAAATGGGTTACCAGTAGTTGATACAAAAAAATGTACAGGCTGCGGAAAATGTGAATCGGTTTGTCCTAAGAAAGTTATAAGTTTGTTACCAACAAAAGCACATGTATGTGTTGAATGTAATTCACATGATAAAGGTGCTGTTGTTCGTAAAGCTTGTAAAGCTGGATGTTTAGGCTGCGGACTTTGTGCAAGAAATTGTGAACATGGAGCAATCAAAGTTGAAAATAACTTAGCTGTAGTTGACACTCATGTTTGTATTGAAAAATGCAGTGAAGCTGCATGCTTAGCTAAGTGTCCAACAAAGGCTATTCAATCTATAATTGGAGATTTAGGAATACAAGCTAAGACAAAGCAAGAAATTGCTGCTAACACTTCGGATAAAAACTAA
- a CDS encoding Gx transporter family protein produces the protein MNKTKKMVLMSLLTGIALAIYIVESQIPVIFPGIKLGLANIVSLAALITLGWKEALIIMFLRTILGSMLTGNMSSFMFSIAGGILSNVVMILMYRYFKNSVSLWTISITGAIFHNIGQLLVAAIIIKDFRIYVYLPVLLISGIVTGYFIGICSNMLVKHLNKLSI, from the coding sequence ATGAATAAAACAAAAAAAATGGTTCTAATGAGTTTACTTACTGGAATTGCATTAGCAATATACATAGTGGAATCACAGATCCCAGTTATCTTTCCTGGAATTAAACTTGGACTTGCAAATATAGTTTCTCTTGCCGCATTAATCACATTAGGTTGGAAAGAAGCACTTATTATTATGTTTTTAAGAACTATATTGGGCTCAATGCTTACAGGAAATATGTCGTCTTTTATGTTTAGCATAGCTGGAGGAATTTTAAGTAATGTAGTCATGATATTGATGTATAGATATTTTAAAAATTCTGTAAGTCTATGGACTATAAGCATAACCGGTGCCATATTTCATAATATAGGTCAATTACTTGTGGCTGCTATTATAATAAAAGATTTTAGAATATATGTATATCTTCCTGTACTTTTAATCTCTGGTATCGTTACAGGATATTTCATTGGAATTTGCAGCAATATGCTGGTTAAGCACCTAAATAAACTTTCAATATAG
- a CDS encoding NusG domain II-containing protein, with translation MKKGDKIVILIVLSLILISSIGVFGYKQYVKGSHHIAIIKQNGKVIKSIDLDTVKGTNQLKVSYDKNNYNVIEYEKGRIRFLDANCPDKICVKTGWISDAGQTAACLPHKLIIKINGKNSKVDQISG, from the coding sequence ATGAAAAAAGGTGATAAAATCGTAATACTTATAGTATTATCTTTGATTTTAATAAGTTCTATAGGCGTATTTGGATATAAACAATATGTAAAGGGTTCCCACCATATAGCTATTATAAAACAAAATGGCAAGGTAATTAAAAGTATAGATTTAGATACTGTTAAGGGAACGAATCAACTTAAAGTATCATATGACAAAAATAACTATAATGTAATAGAATATGAAAAAGGGAGGATAAGGTTCTTAGATGCAAATTGTCCTGATAAAATTTGTGTTAAAACAGGTTGGATATCAGATGCCGGTCAAACAGCTGCATGCTTACCACATAAACTCATAATCAAAATAAACGGCAAGAATTCAAAAGTTGATCAAATATCAGGATAA
- the cax gene encoding calcium/proton exchanger, translated as MKILKFFLIFIPISIISEMLKINSVLNFIFSCLAIIPLAGLMGEATEQISVYSGPKMGGFLNAAFGNATELIISFFALKRGLIDVVKASIVGSVIGNILLVLGFSMLLGGAKYKIQKFNKKTTEVSSSMLLFAVIGLCIPALFTHTINKKLLTYKYEWLSLVVAGIMFFIYLLSLYFSFYTHKDLYVLEYEEEKDEKWSLRKALTVLLISTIIVALESEILVGSVDSMAKTLKISETFIGIIIIPIIGNAAEHSTAAVMAIKNKMDLSIEIAIGSSLQIILFVAPVLVFLSLLFTPMSIILNEFELAALIASALIVNRAASDGESNWLEGVQLIAVYLIIAVSFLI; from the coding sequence GTGAAAATTTTAAAGTTTTTTTTGATTTTTATACCTATTAGTATAATTTCTGAAATGCTTAAAATAAATTCAGTGCTAAATTTTATTTTTTCATGTTTAGCTATTATACCATTAGCAGGATTAATGGGAGAAGCTACAGAACAAATATCTGTGTATTCAGGGCCTAAAATGGGCGGATTTTTAAATGCTGCTTTTGGAAATGCTACAGAACTTATAATTTCTTTTTTTGCATTAAAAAGAGGCTTAATTGATGTTGTAAAGGCTTCTATAGTTGGATCTGTTATAGGAAATATTCTATTAGTGCTTGGATTTAGTATGCTTCTTGGAGGTGCTAAGTATAAAATACAAAAATTTAATAAGAAAACGACTGAAGTTTCTTCAAGTATGTTATTATTTGCAGTTATAGGTCTTTGTATACCGGCTTTATTTACACATACTATAAATAAGAAATTGCTTACATATAAATATGAGTGGTTGAGTTTAGTAGTAGCTGGTATTATGTTTTTTATATATTTATTGAGTTTATATTTTTCTTTTTATACCCATAAGGATTTGTATGTTTTAGAATATGAAGAAGAGAAGGATGAAAAGTGGAGTTTAAGGAAGGCACTTACAGTACTTTTAATAAGCACTATTATTGTTGCACTAGAGAGTGAAATATTAGTTGGTTCAGTGGATTCAATGGCTAAAACACTAAAGATCAGTGAAACATTTATTGGAATAATAATAATTCCTATTATAGGCAATGCAGCAGAACATAGTACTGCCGCTGTAATGGCAATTAAGAATAAAATGGACTTGTCCATAGAAATAGCCATAGGATCAAGTTTACAAATAATATTGTTTGTGGCACCTGTATTAGTTTTCTTAAGTTTGTTATTTACACCTATGAGCATAATCTTAAATGAATTTGAACTTGCAGCATTAATAGCGTCTGCACTTATAGTAAATCGTGCAGCTAGTGACGGCGAGTCCAATTGGTTAGAAGGAGTTCAACTCATAGCCGTGTATCTTATAATAGCAGTTTCATTTTTGATATAG
- a CDS encoding cold-shock protein, giving the protein MLNGTVKWFNDEKGYGFISGEDGSDVFVHYSSIAGEGSRRNLDEGQRVSYDVVDTPKGPQASNVKKL; this is encoded by the coding sequence ATGTTAAATGGTACAGTAAAATGGTTTAATGATGAAAAAGGATATGGATTCATATCTGGGGAAGATGGAAGTGACGTTTTTGTTCATTATTCATCAATAGCAGGAGAAGGAAGTAGAAGAAACTTGGATGAAGGTCAAAGAGTTTCTTATGATGTAGTTGATACTCCTAAAGGTCCTCAAGCTTCAAATGTAAAAAAATTATAA
- a CDS encoding phosphoribosylformylglycinamidine synthase has translation MMNSVRRIFVEKKRGFDVETQNLLSDLKESLNISSVQNIRIVNRYDIEGVSDNEYKKSISTIFSEKTVDMVYEEKMDIDKNDKVFAVEYLPGQYDQRADSASQCVQILTEGKKPDISSAKLYILSGNISEEELEKIKSYCINLVDSREASLTKPESLRMSIEVPEKVKTLDNFINMNDSELKDFMQNQGLAMSFEDLKFCQVYFSDTEKRNPTITEIKVIDTYWSDHCRHTTFMTELNDVSIEDGRYNDPLKKAYSEYLDIREGLYKDKKKAKSLMDIATIAAKELKKAGKLKDLDESDEINACSIVVDANVNGKLEKWLVMFKNETHNHPTEIEPFGGAATCLGGAIRDPLSGRAYVYQAMRVTGSGDPRTPIENTLEGKLPQKKLTIGAANGYSSYGNQIGLAAGQITEIYDDGYAAKRMEIGAVLGAAPYENVVRKEPQEGDVIILLGGRTGRDGCGGATGSSKKHTENSLLSCGAEVQKGNPPTERKIQRLFRDKKVTTLIKRCNDFGAGGVSVAIGELTDGLDIDLDLVPKKYEGLDGTELAISESQERMAVVTAKEDGEKFIEYARKENLEAVKVAKVTSNNRLRMFWNDNAIVDLSRDFLNTNGVTQKTDIIVKSPEESNSYFKNLDSVEDVKVKWVSTLKNLNVCSQKGLIERFDSTIGASTVTMPFGGKYQDTPEEGMAAKLPVLNGETTTGTIMTYGFDPNISKWSPFYGAIYAVVESAAKIAVCGGDISKIRLTFQEYFEKLGKDSERWGKPFAALLGALYAQRRLEIAAIGGKDSMSGTFKDMDVPPTLVSFAINVVDVNNVISAEFKKAGSKIILVPLVKDEYNLPDFEVFKKNMASVKKMVNDKVILSASTIKAGGICEAVSKMSFGNRIGAKISKNLNKEELFIPQYGALIIEVNSDVTIDDYLHSDKYRVIGETVEEKSIFVENEKLDIEELYRAWEAPLEAVFPTKIEVIKEKIENVEFKTEKVKLPLIKIAKPNVFIPVFPGTNCEYDSAKAFEKAGANVQTMVFKNLTARDIEKSVDCMADYISKSQIIMLPGGFSAGDEPDGSGKFIAAVFRNHKIKDAVMELLNNRDGLMIGICNGFQALIKLGLVPFGEIRDIDETCPTLTYNKIGRHVSHVINTKIVSNLSPWFSNVNVGDIHSIAVSHGEGRFAASEEVLNKLIKNGQIATQYVDFNGNASYDIRFNPNGSVYAVEGITSPDGRILGKMGHSERKGDNVLKNIPGLKDQKLFEAGVNYFK, from the coding sequence ATGATGAATTCTGTTAGAAGAATATTTGTAGAGAAAAAAAGAGGCTTTGACGTAGAAACTCAAAATTTATTGAGTGATTTAAAAGAGAGCTTAAATATTTCTAGTGTACAAAATATTAGAATTGTAAATCGCTACGATATTGAAGGCGTAAGTGACAATGAATATAAAAAATCAATAAGTACTATTTTCTCAGAAAAGACAGTTGATATGGTTTACGAAGAGAAAATGGATATTGATAAAAATGATAAGGTTTTTGCAGTAGAATATTTGCCGGGACAATATGATCAAAGGGCAGATTCTGCATCCCAATGTGTTCAAATACTTACTGAAGGTAAAAAACCGGATATTTCATCTGCAAAGTTATATATATTAAGCGGAAATATATCAGAAGAAGAGTTAGAGAAAATTAAAAGTTACTGCATAAATCTTGTTGATTCTAGGGAAGCATCTCTTACTAAACCTGAAAGCCTAAGAATGTCAATTGAAGTACCAGAGAAAGTTAAAACATTAGATAATTTTATAAATATGAATGACAGCGAACTAAAAGATTTTATGCAAAATCAAGGTCTTGCTATGAGTTTTGAAGATTTAAAGTTTTGTCAAGTATATTTTAGTGATACCGAAAAAAGAAATCCTACTATTACAGAAATAAAGGTTATAGATACTTATTGGTCCGATCACTGCAGACATACTACTTTTATGACTGAATTAAATGATGTAAGTATAGAAGATGGTAGATATAATGATCCACTTAAAAAAGCTTATAGTGAATATTTAGATATTAGAGAAGGACTTTATAAGGATAAAAAAAAGGCAAAGTCTCTAATGGATATAGCCACAATAGCAGCAAAAGAACTTAAAAAAGCTGGTAAATTAAAAGATCTAGATGAATCAGATGAAATAAATGCATGTAGTATAGTTGTAGATGCTAATGTCAATGGAAAGCTTGAAAAATGGCTGGTAATGTTTAAAAATGAAACACACAATCATCCAACTGAAATAGAACCTTTTGGAGGAGCTGCAACTTGCCTTGGAGGTGCTATAAGAGATCCTCTATCAGGAAGAGCATATGTATATCAAGCTATGAGAGTTACAGGAAGTGGGGATCCTAGAACACCAATTGAAAATACATTAGAAGGGAAACTCCCTCAAAAGAAACTTACTATAGGAGCAGCAAATGGATATAGTTCATATGGAAATCAAATAGGACTTGCTGCGGGTCAAATTACTGAAATATATGACGATGGATATGCAGCAAAGAGAATGGAAATAGGTGCTGTCCTCGGAGCTGCACCATATGAAAATGTTGTGAGAAAAGAACCTCAAGAAGGTGATGTAATAATACTTTTGGGAGGCAGAACTGGTAGAGATGGCTGCGGTGGAGCAACTGGATCTTCTAAAAAACATACTGAAAATTCACTATTAAGCTGTGGAGCAGAAGTTCAAAAGGGTAATCCTCCAACTGAAAGAAAAATTCAAAGACTTTTTAGAGATAAAAAGGTAACAACTTTAATAAAAAGGTGTAATGATTTTGGCGCAGGAGGTGTATCTGTAGCAATAGGAGAACTTACAGATGGATTGGACATAGATTTAGATTTAGTACCTAAAAAATATGAAGGACTTGACGGCACAGAGCTTGCAATATCTGAATCACAGGAACGTATGGCTGTAGTTACTGCAAAGGAAGATGGAGAAAAGTTCATAGAATATGCAAGAAAAGAAAATCTTGAAGCAGTTAAAGTTGCAAAAGTTACATCCAATAATAGACTTAGAATGTTTTGGAATGACAATGCAATTGTAGATTTAAGCAGGGATTTCTTAAATACTAATGGAGTTACTCAAAAAACAGATATAATAGTTAAATCACCAGAAGAAAGTAATAGTTACTTTAAAAACTTAGATAGTGTAGAAGATGTAAAAGTTAAATGGGTAAGTACTCTTAAAAATTTAAATGTATGCAGTCAAAAAGGACTTATAGAGAGATTTGATAGTACTATAGGTGCATCAACTGTAACAATGCCTTTTGGAGGAAAGTATCAAGATACTCCAGAAGAAGGTATGGCTGCAAAACTTCCAGTTTTAAATGGGGAAACAACTACTGGAACTATAATGACTTATGGCTTTGATCCAAACATAAGCAAGTGGAGTCCTTTCTATGGTGCTATCTATGCAGTAGTAGAATCAGCTGCTAAGATTGCTGTTTGCGGTGGAGATATAAGTAAGATAAGACTTACTTTCCAGGAGTACTTTGAAAAGCTTGGAAAAGATTCTGAAAGATGGGGAAAACCATTTGCAGCATTACTTGGAGCATTGTATGCACAAAGAAGGCTGGAGATTGCTGCTATAGGCGGAAAAGATAGTATGTCTGGTACTTTTAAAGATATGGATGTACCTCCAACACTAGTATCATTTGCAATTAATGTAGTTGATGTCAATAATGTAATATCAGCTGAATTTAAAAAAGCAGGAAGTAAAATAATTTTAGTACCGCTAGTTAAAGATGAGTATAATCTGCCCGATTTTGAAGTATTTAAAAAAAATATGGCTTCAGTAAAGAAAATGGTAAATGATAAGGTGATATTATCAGCTAGTACAATAAAAGCAGGCGGCATTTGTGAAGCTGTAAGCAAGATGAGTTTTGGAAATAGAATAGGTGCAAAAATTTCTAAAAACTTAAATAAAGAAGAGTTATTTATACCTCAATATGGAGCTTTAATAATAGAAGTTAATAGTGATGTAACTATAGACGACTATTTACATTCCGATAAGTATCGTGTTATTGGGGAAACTGTAGAGGAAAAGAGCATATTTGTAGAGAATGAAAAACTTGACATAGAAGAATTATATAGAGCATGGGAAGCTCCATTAGAAGCTGTATTCCCAACTAAGATAGAAGTTATAAAAGAAAAAATAGAAAATGTAGAGTTTAAAACTGAAAAGGTTAAGCTGCCATTAATAAAGATTGCAAAACCAAATGTATTTATTCCAGTATTTCCTGGGACAAACTGCGAATATGATTCGGCAAAAGCATTTGAAAAAGCAGGTGCAAATGTACAGACAATGGTCTTTAAAAACTTGACAGCACGAGATATAGAAAAGTCTGTAGATTGTATGGCAGATTATATATCAAAATCCCAGATAATAATGCTTCCCGGTGGATTTAGTGCAGGAGATGAACCAGATGGATCTGGTAAGTTCATAGCCGCGGTATTTAGAAATCATAAGATTAAAGATGCTGTAATGGAGCTTTTAAATAATAGAGATGGACTCATGATTGGAATATGCAATGGATTTCAGGCACTTATAAAACTAGGACTCGTACCATTTGGAGAAATAAGAGATATTGATGAAACGTGTCCAACTCTTACTTATAATAAAATTGGAAGGCATGTATCTCATGTAATAAATACTAAGATAGTATCAAATTTATCACCTTGGTTTAGTAATGTAAATGTTGGAGATATACATTCTATTGCAGTATCTCATGGTGAAGGAAGATTTGCAGCTAGCGAAGAAGTTTTAAATAAGCTTATAAAAAATGGTCAAATAGCCACTCAGTATGTTGACTTTAATGGAAATGCATCATATGATATAAGGTTTAATCCTAATGGATCGGTATATGCTGTTGAAGGCATAACAAGTCCTGATGGCAGGATATTAGGTAAAATGGGACATTCAGAAAGAAAAGGGGACAATGTGCTTAAAAATATTCCAGGATTAAAAGATCAAAAATTGTTTGAAGCTGGGGTGAATTATTTTAAATAA
- a CDS encoding PrkA family serine protein kinase: MDFEELIKRDREKRKKSKFVGTFLDYLELVKKNPNIAGLAHKRIYDIISSKGVEVLKPEENLRVRKIYGNETIKSYGFFKNDFFGIDKVLMKIANYFYSAAMEGEESRQVLYLVGPVGSGKSSIVESIKRALEESEPIFSLEGCPMREEPLHLIPKHLRHEFQEKLNVKIEGDLCPKCRYRLKEEFGGEYEKFPVAKTEFSIRSRKGIGVVPPVDPNNQDTSVLVGSVDISKMDLYPEDDPRIFSLNGAFNIGNRGIVEFIEVFKNDVEYLHTIITATQEKSIPSPGKGSMIYFDGVIIAHSNEAEWDKFKSDHTNEAVLDRIVKVEVPYCLELNEEIKIYKKILSKSNFKAHISPHTIEVAAMFAILTRLKPSNKVDQLTKLKIYNGEEIVEKGTTKRIDITELREEAGSREGMDGISTRFIIKSIDNALSNSEFDCINPLSVMDSIIKSIRDLDAADDLKKKYLAFVQDTIRKEYNKILEKEITKAFIQSFREQAESLFNNYLDHSEAYVNKTKIKDNSTGEQLEPDENFMRSIEEQIGISESSAKGFRSDVTSYMFYMMRKGEKLEYTSYEPLKEAIEKKITSSVREMSRIITKSKVRDKEQDEKYNSMVEEMKKNGYCDHCCDVILKYAANNLWKD, from the coding sequence ATGGACTTTGAGGAGTTAATAAAAAGAGATAGAGAAAAAAGGAAAAAAAGTAAATTTGTAGGTACATTTTTAGATTACTTAGAATTGGTAAAAAAAAATCCTAATATTGCAGGTCTTGCTCACAAAAGAATTTACGACATTATATCGAGCAAAGGTGTAGAAGTTTTAAAACCTGAGGAAAATCTTAGAGTAAGAAAAATATATGGAAATGAAACTATAAAAAGTTATGGCTTTTTTAAAAATGATTTTTTTGGAATTGATAAAGTTTTGATGAAGATAGCCAATTATTTCTATTCAGCAGCTATGGAGGGAGAAGAATCAAGACAAGTACTTTATCTAGTTGGTCCAGTTGGATCAGGAAAATCATCTATAGTTGAATCAATAAAAAGAGCTCTTGAAGAAAGTGAACCAATATTTAGTCTAGAAGGCTGTCCTATGAGAGAAGAGCCGCTTCACCTTATACCTAAACATTTAAGACATGAATTTCAAGAAAAGTTAAATGTAAAAATTGAGGGAGATTTATGTCCAAAATGCAGGTATAGATTAAAGGAGGAATTTGGTGGAGAATATGAAAAGTTTCCTGTAGCTAAAACGGAATTTTCCATAAGATCTAGAAAGGGCATAGGAGTTGTACCTCCAGTTGATCCAAATAATCAAGATACCTCCGTCTTAGTAGGATCTGTTGACATATCTAAAATGGATTTATATCCAGAAGATGATCCTAGAATATTTTCATTAAATGGTGCTTTTAATATAGGAAATAGAGGAATAGTTGAATTTATAGAAGTATTTAAAAATGATGTTGAATATCTTCATACTATAATAACTGCAACTCAAGAAAAATCAATACCATCCCCAGGTAAAGGCTCTATGATATATTTTGATGGAGTCATAATTGCACATTCAAACGAAGCTGAATGGGATAAATTTAAGTCAGATCATACAAATGAAGCAGTATTAGATAGAATAGTAAAAGTTGAAGTGCCGTATTGTCTTGAATTAAATGAAGAAATTAAGATATATAAAAAGATATTAAGTAAGAGTAACTTTAAAGCACACATATCACCTCATACTATTGAAGTTGCTGCCATGTTTGCTATTTTAACAAGACTTAAGCCTTCAAATAAGGTGGATCAACTTACAAAATTGAAGATATATAATGGAGAAGAAATAGTTGAAAAAGGTACTACAAAGAGAATAGATATAACGGAACTTAGAGAAGAAGCAGGAAGTAGAGAAGGTATGGATGGAATATCCACAAGATTTATAATAAAATCAATAGATAATGCCCTTTCAAACTCCGAGTTTGACTGTATAAATCCTTTAAGTGTTATGGACAGCATAATAAAGTCAATACGTGATCTGGACGCAGCTGATGATTTGAAGAAAAAGTACCTGGCATTTGTACAAGATACTATAAGAAAAGAGTATAACAAGATATTAGAGAAAGAAATTACTAAAGCCTTTATACAAAGTTTTAGAGAACAAGCAGAAAGCTTATTTAATAACTATTTGGATCATTCAGAAGCTTATGTAAATAAGACTAAAATTAAGGATAATTCAACTGGAGAACAATTAGAACCAGATGAAAACTTTATGAGATCAATCGAGGAGCAAATAGGGATATCAGAAAGTTCAGCTAAAGGATTTAGATCAGATGTAACGTCATATATGTTTTATATGATGAGAAAAGGAGAAAAACTAGAGTATACATCATATGAACCACTAAAAGAAGCCATTGAGAAAAAGATTACTTCATCTGTAAGGGAAATGTCACGTATTATTACAAAGTCAAAAGTTAGGGATAAAGAACAGGATGAAAAGTATAATTCGATGGTTGAGGAAATGAAGAAAAATGGATATTGTGATCACTGCTGCGATGTAATACTTAAATATGCGGCTAACAACTTATGGAAGGATTGA